CGAGGGGACCATGGTGCTCCGCACGGAGTTCCACACAGAAAGCGGCGTGCTGCGGTTGACGGACGCCCTCAGCCTCGGTGTCGGGGAACGCGGCCACCGAATCGGCTACACGTCCCCGCACGTCCTGTTACGGCAGGTCGAGGTCGTCGCCGGCGCGGTGGACGTGGCGGTCGAGATCGCCGCCCGGCCGGAGTACGGACTGGTCAGCCCCACGGTCGCCGAAACTCCGGTGGGGATCGAAATATCCGGAGGTGCCGACCGCCTGATCCTGGCCGCCGATCGTGATCTTGCCGTCGACGGTTCACTGGTGACCGGGCGATTCACTCTCGCGGCGGGCGACAGCGCCGTGTTCGCGCTACACCACCGCCGGGCCGCCGACCCGCCGTCCGTAACGATCGACGGGCGCGCCGCACTGCGGGAGACCGTCGCCGCCTGGCAGTCCTGGGACAACATCCACCAGGACTACCAGGGTGCCTACCGGCAGGAGGTCCGGCGCAGCGCCCTGGTCCTTCAGGCGTTGACCTACCAGCCGACCGGTGCGGTCATCGCGGCACCCACCACCTCGCTGCCGGAAGAGGTCGGCGGCACGGCGAACTGGGACTACCGCTTCGGCTGGCTCCGCGACGGCAGCTTCACCCTCAAGGCGCTGTGGGTCGCCGCCTGTCCCGACGAGGCGCACCGCTTCTTCAACTGGATGGCCGCCTCGATGGGGTCGGTGGACGCGGAGGACCACGTACCGATCATGTTCGGCGCGGGCGGCGAGCGGGACCTGACCGAACACACCCTGGAGCACCTCGAGGGCTACCAGGGCAGCCGACCGGTCCGGATCGGCAACGACGCCTGGCAGCAGAAGCAACTCGACGTCCTCGGCGAGATCCTGGAGTGCGCCTGGGTCCTGCGCGATGAACTCGCGGACCTGTCGCCCGCCGCCGCGGGCCTGCTGCGGTCACTGGCCGACCGGGCCGCCGACGCGTGGCGGGAGCCCGACGCCGGCATCTGGGAAGGCCGCGAGGGCGAACGGCACTACCTGACGTCGAAGCTGTTGTGCTGGGTGGCCCTGGACCGGGCGATCAAGCTGGCGCGAACCATGGACGCCCAGGCGCACGTCCCGCGGTGGTCGCAGGCCATGGAGCAGCTCTGCGCGGCGATCCTCACCGAAGGCTGGAGCGCCTCGGGCCGGACGTTCACCGGCGCGTTCGGGTCCGACCATCTCGACGCCGGTGTGCTCGCGATGGCGACCGTCGGGTTTCTCCCCGCCGACGACGACCGGGTCCTCGCCACCGTGGACGCCATCAGGCGTGAACTGGAAGTGGGGCAAGACGGGCTCTTGCAGCGCTGGACGGGGTCGGGGTTGGAGGGCGCCTTCATCATCTGCTCGTACGTACTGGTCGAGGCTCTGGCCCTGGCCGGGCAGGTCGACGAGGCCAAGCGGATCTTCGAGTGCGTCACCGCCCAGGCAAACGATCTTGGTCTGCTGTCGGAGGAGATCGACCACCGCGACGGCAGCCTGATCGGGAATTTTCCCCAGGCGCTGTCCCACATCGGTCTCATCAACGCCGCCTGGATCATCGATCAAGCCGAGTCCGGCACCAAACCGTAAGGCCTATGCCCGGCTGATCCCGTTCGGTTAGGGGAGCGTCATGCGGGTAGATGTGACAGCCACGGAGGGAGCGTGCTGATGACCGGACGCCTGACGGGCAGGACGGCCCTGATAACCGGCTCCGACTCGGGGATCGGGCAGGCCACCGCGATTGAATTCGGCCGGGAGGGTGCCGACGTGGTGGTGCACTACCTGCACGACCACGCGGGCGCGAACCAGACGAAGGCCGAAATTGAGCGGACCGGCCAGCGGGCTGTCGTGGTGCAGGGCGACATCAGCGTCGAGCACCAGGTGGAGGCGATGTTCGACGAGGCCCTTGCGGAGTTCGGCCGGCTGGACATTCTGATGAACGACGCGGGCGTGGACGCCTCCGGCATCCCGGTGGCCGACCTGGACACCGCGACCTGGGACCGGGCCATCCGCACCAACCTGTACGGGATGTTCTTCTGCTGCCGGCGGTTCATTCAGCACCGCCGCGACCAGGGCGGACACGGGAAGATCATCAACATCACCTCCGTCCATCAGGAGGTGGCCCGGGCCGGCGGCTCCGACTACGACGCCAGCAAGGGCGGCATGCTGGAGTTGGCCAAGAGCATCGCCCTGGAGGTCGCCCCGATGCACATGAACGTCAACAACATCGGACCCGGCATGGTGCTCACGCCGTTCAACCAGCAGGCGATCGACGACCCGAAATTCCTCGAAGAGCAGGTGCAGTCGATCCCGTGGAAGCGGGCCGCGCAGCCGGAAGAGATCGCCAAGCTCGCCGTCTTCCTGGCCAGCGACGACGCCGACTACGTCACCGGGTCGACGTACTTCATGGACGGCGGGCTGATGCAGAACCAGGGACAGGGCGCGTAGGCATCATCGGCCCGGCCCGATGAGGTGGAGCGATGCCTCCGGGCCCACCGCGCCGGCAAGCCAGAGCGGCGCGCTCACGGCAGCCCAGACGGCAAGCCGGAACGGCACCAGCCGCCGTGGATGACCCCGCAGCGCCGCGGCGACCACCAGCGGCCGCACCACCATCACCATCAGGTACGCGGCCGCGAACGGCAGCGCTCGCTCCTCCATGGCGCGTGGCAGCGTCACCGCCATCACCAGGCCGGCGAACATGGTGCCCACCACGACGGCCTGGATGATCGAACGCTCTGGTTCGTAACGGCTGGTGATCCAGGTGGTGTGCGACCAGATCAGCCAGAGTGCCAAAAAGAGCAGCAGCGTACGACCGAACCCCGCGACGAGCGCCCAGCCGGTGTCACCGCCCAGGTCGGCGAATCGTCGCGAGACCTGGGTGAGGGCCACGACGAAGGCCAGATCGAAGAAGAGCTCCAGGAACGTGGCGCGGCCCGCACTCGCCGGAGGGCGCAGCAGATCGGCACCGCGCCCCGCCGCCATCGTCCGCCTCCGTCCGCCCCTTGCCGCACCAACGAGTCGGCCACCAGCGGGGATGCGTCAACGGGTCACCGGGAACGCTGCCACGAATGAGATGGTTGTCAGCGAGATCCGGAAAGCCGGATGAATCGTCTACACACGGCGGTGGCCCACTAGACGGGACGAGTGGGCCACCGCCCGCGCGGTCATCGC
Above is a window of Micromonospora coriariae DNA encoding:
- a CDS encoding glycoside hydrolase family 15 protein gives rise to the protein MAVISDYALLGDCQGAALVSSDGSVDWWCPPRFDAPSVFARLLGSCGGFWSIRPLGPYTTSRHYLEGTMVLRTEFHTESGVLRLTDALSLGVGERGHRIGYTSPHVLLRQVEVVAGAVDVAVEIAARPEYGLVSPTVAETPVGIEISGGADRLILAADRDLAVDGSLVTGRFTLAAGDSAVFALHHRRAADPPSVTIDGRAALRETVAAWQSWDNIHQDYQGAYRQEVRRSALVLQALTYQPTGAVIAAPTTSLPEEVGGTANWDYRFGWLRDGSFTLKALWVAACPDEAHRFFNWMAASMGSVDAEDHVPIMFGAGGERDLTEHTLEHLEGYQGSRPVRIGNDAWQQKQLDVLGEILECAWVLRDELADLSPAAAGLLRSLADRAADAWREPDAGIWEGREGERHYLTSKLLCWVALDRAIKLARTMDAQAHVPRWSQAMEQLCAAILTEGWSASGRTFTGAFGSDHLDAGVLAMATVGFLPADDDRVLATVDAIRRELEVGQDGLLQRWTGSGLEGAFIICSYVLVEALALAGQVDEAKRIFECVTAQANDLGLLSEEIDHRDGSLIGNFPQALSHIGLINAAWIIDQAESGTKP
- a CDS encoding glucose 1-dehydrogenase, whose product is MTGRLTGRTALITGSDSGIGQATAIEFGREGADVVVHYLHDHAGANQTKAEIERTGQRAVVVQGDISVEHQVEAMFDEALAEFGRLDILMNDAGVDASGIPVADLDTATWDRAIRTNLYGMFFCCRRFIQHRRDQGGHGKIINITSVHQEVARAGGSDYDASKGGMLELAKSIALEVAPMHMNVNNIGPGMVLTPFNQQAIDDPKFLEEQVQSIPWKRAAQPEEIAKLAVFLASDDADYVTGSTYFMDGGLMQNQGQGA
- a CDS encoding low temperature requirement protein A; translation: MAAGRGADLLRPPASAGRATFLELFFDLAFVVALTQVSRRFADLGGDTGWALVAGFGRTLLLFLALWLIWSHTTWITSRYEPERSIIQAVVVGTMFAGLVMAVTLPRAMEERALPFAAAYLMVMVVRPLVVAAALRGHPRRLVPFRLAVWAAVSAPLWLAGAVGPEASLHLIGPGR